In Streptomyces chartreusis, the following proteins share a genomic window:
- a CDS encoding carbohydrate ABC transporter permease, which produces MAAVADTTTVRRVRRRPSTGRIVAWAVMAAIVLITLLPFYWILRTALSSNTALAAHPGDLLPVDATTGGFERALGLQSTEEAIAQGGSGGGLKFWRYLINSVVVSTLITVCQIFFSAMAAYAFARLRWRGREKVFGLFLAGLMVPAIFTLLPNFVLIKQLGLVDSLLGVALPTMFMTPFAVFFLRQFFMNVPREVEEAALLDGAGKIRIFFRVMLPMASTPILTLGLLTYITAWNDYFWPLMVSYSDSSRVLTVALAIFRAQTPQTGYDWSGLMAATLIAALPMLVLFGFFARRIVGSISFTGIK; this is translated from the coding sequence ATGGCTGCTGTGGCAGACACGACGACCGTACGGCGCGTCAGGCGCCGGCCCTCTACCGGGCGGATCGTGGCATGGGCGGTGATGGCCGCCATCGTGCTCATCACGCTGTTGCCGTTCTACTGGATCCTGCGCACCGCGCTGTCCTCGAACACCGCGCTCGCCGCCCATCCCGGCGACCTGCTGCCGGTCGACGCGACGACCGGGGGCTTCGAGCGTGCCCTCGGCCTCCAGTCGACCGAGGAGGCGATAGCCCAGGGCGGTTCGGGCGGCGGGCTCAAGTTCTGGCGCTATCTGATCAATTCGGTGGTCGTCTCGACGCTGATCACCGTCTGCCAGATCTTCTTCTCCGCCATGGCCGCGTACGCCTTCGCCCGGCTGCGCTGGCGCGGGCGGGAGAAGGTGTTCGGGCTGTTCCTGGCCGGGCTGATGGTGCCGGCCATCTTCACCCTGCTGCCGAACTTCGTGCTGATCAAGCAACTCGGCCTGGTGGACAGCCTGCTGGGCGTGGCCCTGCCGACGATGTTCATGACTCCGTTCGCGGTGTTCTTCCTGCGCCAGTTCTTCATGAACGTGCCCCGGGAGGTGGAGGAGGCGGCGCTGCTGGACGGCGCCGGGAAGATACGGATCTTCTTCCGGGTGATGCTGCCGATGGCGTCCACGCCGATCCTGACGCTGGGACTGCTGACGTACATCACCGCCTGGAACGACTACTTCTGGCCGCTGATGGTGTCCTACAGCGACAGTTCGCGGGTGCTCACCGTGGCGCTGGCCATCTTCCGGGCCCAGACACCGCAGACCGGTTACGACTGGTCCGGCCTGATGGCGGCCACCCTCATCGCCGCCCTCCCGATGCTCGTGCTGTTCGGCTTCTTCGCACGCCGCATCGTCGGCTCCATCAGCTTCACCGGCATCAAGTAA
- a CDS encoding carbohydrate ABC transporter permease, with protein MTIASSSPPSRLPLGGAAGAGTEQRTRRAATRENRGDGRLAAVFIAPALLGFAAFLLWPTLRGVYLSFTRFNLLTPPQWVGLDNYVRMVHDPIFWDSLLVTVEYVVINIGVQTMSALAIAVLLQRLTQSAVLRGIVLTPYLMSNVVAGIVWLWMLDTQLGIGNEIIAGLGFDRIPFLADETWAIPTIALINVWRHVGYTALLLFAGLMAIPNDVYEAAKVDGASEWRMFWRITMPLLRPVLAVVLIMTVIGSFQVFDTVAVTTAGGPANATNVLQYYIYGAAFGRFQFGYASAMSVALLVVLSAITVLQYRITRAGQSDLG; from the coding sequence ATGACCATCGCCTCCAGCAGCCCACCGTCGCGTCTCCCATTGGGCGGCGCCGCGGGGGCAGGGACCGAACAGAGGACACGCCGGGCGGCGACCCGCGAGAACCGGGGCGACGGACGGCTCGCCGCGGTGTTCATCGCCCCGGCGCTGCTGGGCTTCGCCGCCTTCCTGCTCTGGCCCACGCTGCGGGGCGTCTACCTGAGCTTCACCCGCTTCAACCTGCTCACGCCGCCGCAGTGGGTGGGCCTGGACAACTACGTCCGGATGGTCCACGACCCGATCTTCTGGGACTCGCTGCTGGTGACCGTCGAGTACGTGGTCATCAACATCGGCGTGCAGACGATGTCGGCACTCGCCATCGCCGTGCTGCTCCAGCGGCTGACGCAGTCGGCGGTGCTGCGCGGGATCGTGCTCACTCCGTACCTGATGTCCAACGTCGTCGCGGGCATCGTCTGGCTCTGGATGCTCGACACCCAGCTCGGCATCGGCAACGAGATCATCGCCGGACTCGGCTTCGACCGGATCCCGTTCCTCGCGGACGAGACCTGGGCGATCCCGACGATCGCCCTGATCAATGTGTGGCGGCACGTCGGCTACACCGCGCTGCTGCTGTTCGCGGGGCTCATGGCGATCCCGAACGACGTGTACGAGGCCGCGAAGGTGGACGGCGCGAGCGAGTGGCGGATGTTCTGGCGGATCACGATGCCGCTGCTCAGGCCGGTCCTGGCGGTCGTGCTGATCATGACGGTGATCGGTTCGTTCCAGGTCTTCGACACGGTCGCGGTGACGACGGCCGGCGGCCCGGCGAACGCCACCAACGTCCTCCAGTACTACATCTACGGCGCCGCCTTCGGCCGCTTCCAGTTCGGCTACGCCTCGGCGATGTCGGTGGCCCTGCTGGTCGTGCTGAGCGCCATCACCGTCCTCCAGTACCGGATCACCCGGGCCGGACAGAGCGACCTCGGCTGA
- a CDS encoding ABC transporter substrate-binding protein: protein MRTVLALTGALALSLATGCAQGGTAGSGGNTVTYWLWDANQLPAYQACAKGFEKQNPGLKVKITQMGWADYWTKLTASFIAGTEPDVFTDHIQKFGQFADLKVLEPLDDLGLDDSAYQTGLAANWRGQDGHRYGAPKDWDTVALFYNQKLVEEAGLGSEQLNSLSWNPEDGGTFEKTIAHLTVDRNGKRGDEEGFDKNNVKVYGMATGGAGDADGQTTWSPFVSSAGWKYTDKARWGTEYQYGSKTFQSVVDWYFGLAKKGYLAPFTDYTDGANPANAQVASGKAATSFDGAWMISTYYGTKGLKVGTAPTPVGPTGKRATMMNGLADSVTKNARNKEGAKKWVRYLASNECQKTVGGYGIVFPATPDGTRAAVAAYEKKGIDVSAFTEPVTDKKDSATFSFPITDYAADVYSLMRPAMQDVYANDAPVSGLTRTNDQINLILGQ from the coding sequence ATGCGTACGGTCCTGGCGCTGACCGGGGCGCTGGCGCTGTCCCTGGCCACCGGGTGCGCGCAGGGCGGCACGGCCGGGTCGGGCGGGAACACGGTGACGTACTGGCTGTGGGACGCCAACCAGCTGCCCGCCTACCAGGCCTGTGCCAAGGGGTTCGAGAAGCAGAACCCGGGCCTGAAGGTGAAGATCACCCAGATGGGCTGGGCCGACTACTGGACCAAGCTCACCGCGAGTTTCATCGCGGGCACCGAGCCGGACGTCTTCACCGACCACATCCAGAAGTTCGGCCAGTTCGCCGACCTGAAGGTCCTCGAACCGCTCGACGACCTGGGCCTGGACGACTCCGCCTACCAGACGGGCCTCGCCGCCAACTGGAGGGGCCAGGACGGCCACCGCTACGGAGCGCCCAAGGACTGGGACACCGTCGCCCTCTTCTACAACCAGAAGCTGGTCGAGGAGGCCGGGCTCGGCAGCGAGCAGCTCAACAGCCTCTCCTGGAACCCCGAGGACGGCGGCACCTTCGAGAAGACCATCGCGCATCTGACCGTCGACAGGAACGGCAAGCGCGGTGACGAGGAGGGCTTCGACAAGAACAACGTCAAGGTGTACGGCATGGCGACGGGCGGCGCCGGGGACGCCGACGGCCAGACCACATGGAGCCCGTTCGTCTCCTCGGCGGGCTGGAAGTACACCGACAAGGCGCGCTGGGGCACCGAGTACCAGTACGGCAGCAAGACGTTCCAGTCGGTCGTCGACTGGTACTTCGGCCTGGCGAAGAAGGGCTACCTGGCGCCCTTCACCGACTACACCGACGGCGCCAACCCGGCCAACGCCCAGGTCGCCTCCGGCAAGGCGGCGACCTCGTTCGACGGTGCCTGGATGATCTCCACCTACTACGGCACCAAGGGCCTGAAGGTCGGCACCGCGCCCACGCCGGTCGGCCCGACCGGCAAGCGCGCCACCATGATGAACGGCCTCGCCGACTCCGTCACCAAGAACGCCCGCAACAAGGAGGGCGCGAAGAAGTGGGTGCGGTACCTGGCCTCGAACGAGTGCCAGAAGACCGTCGGCGGCTACGGCATCGTCTTCCCCGCCACCCCCGACGGCACCCGGGCGGCCGTGGCGGCGTACGAGAAGAAGGGCATCGACGTGTCCGCGTTCACCGAACCGGTCACCGACAAGAAGGACTCCGCGACCTTCTCCTTCCCGATCACCGACTACGCGGCGGACGTGTACTCCCTGATGCGTCCCGCCATGCAGGACGTCTACGCGAACGACGCCCCGGTGAGCGGTCTGACCAGGACCAACGACCAGATCAACCTCATCCTCGGCCAGTGA
- a CDS encoding PPOX class F420-dependent oxidoreductase produces the protein MDDTSLEQLGAGKYLLVTSYRKNGTGVPTPVWVVRDGDALGVWTVADSWKVKRIRARGDVLVGPCDLRGRPTGDSVPATAEICDEATSARYRGLIARKYGITGRLTLLGSRLRRGANGTVGVRITLTP, from the coding sequence ATGGACGACACGTCGCTTGAGCAGCTCGGCGCGGGCAAGTACCTGCTCGTGACCAGTTACCGCAAGAACGGCACCGGAGTTCCCACGCCGGTCTGGGTGGTCCGGGACGGGGACGCGCTGGGCGTGTGGACGGTCGCCGACTCCTGGAAGGTCAAGCGGATCAGGGCCCGCGGCGACGTCCTCGTCGGCCCCTGCGACCTGCGCGGCAGGCCCACGGGCGATTCGGTCCCCGCGACCGCCGAGATCTGCGACGAGGCGACCAGCGCCCGCTACCGGGGGCTCATCGCCCGCAAGTACGGGATCACCGGCCGCCTCACGCTCCTCGGCAGCCGACTGCGCCGCGGTGCGAACGGCACCGTCGGCGTGCGGATCACGCTGACGCCCTGA
- a CDS encoding Gfo/Idh/MocA family protein produces the protein MSRTPQRRAVVVGTGHRAQTFARALAERPGHLVAALCDPSPTRMAFHNRLLAGAGEPAATEWEPGRFADLLVKEGIDEVVVTTVDAEHDRYIVPALEAGCRVVTEKPMTVDAERCARILDTVRSTGNSLTVAFNYRFNPVHEKVRELLADGAIGEILSAHFEWLLDVRHGADYFRRWHREKDRSGGLMVHKAGHHFDLVNWWLADEPRDVFGYGRLGFYGRAAGERHGLRRDYDRAHGSDRAADDPFALDLSANDTLRALYLDAERDDGYVRDRNVFGGPVTIEDDMAVLVRYAGGATMTYHLTAYSPWEGYRVMFNGSAGRLELEVEESRWQRPTTRMGSAGGALHGETAAEHAGGARLTLRPLWRAPLDIPLVTAHEAHGGGDPRMLDALFGPVDGARPADPGAVAHPTATERDGALALAVGLAANRCFETGLPVAVAELVPGIRGESGAHRDQGEEGEQGDQVQAR, from the coding sequence ATGAGCCGAACTCCCCAGCGCCGCGCCGTAGTCGTCGGCACCGGCCACCGCGCCCAGACTTTTGCCCGCGCCCTCGCCGAACGCCCCGGTCACCTCGTCGCCGCCCTCTGCGACCCCAGCCCGACCCGGATGGCCTTCCACAACCGGCTGCTGGCCGGCGCGGGCGAGCCCGCCGCCACCGAGTGGGAGCCAGGCCGATTCGCCGACCTGCTCGTCAAGGAGGGCATCGACGAGGTCGTCGTCACCACCGTCGACGCCGAGCACGACCGCTACATCGTCCCCGCCCTCGAAGCGGGCTGCCGGGTGGTCACCGAGAAGCCGATGACCGTCGACGCGGAGCGCTGCGCCCGCATCCTCGACACGGTCCGGTCGACCGGCAACTCCCTCACCGTCGCCTTCAACTACCGCTTCAACCCCGTGCACGAGAAGGTCCGCGAACTGCTCGCCGACGGCGCGATCGGCGAGATCCTCTCGGCCCACTTCGAGTGGCTGCTCGACGTACGCCACGGCGCCGACTACTTCCGCCGCTGGCACCGGGAGAAGGACCGCAGCGGCGGACTGATGGTGCACAAGGCCGGCCACCACTTCGACCTGGTCAACTGGTGGCTCGCGGACGAGCCGCGGGACGTCTTCGGCTACGGCCGGCTCGGCTTCTACGGCCGTGCCGCGGGCGAACGCCACGGGCTGCGCCGGGACTACGACCGCGCCCACGGCTCCGACCGGGCCGCCGACGACCCCTTCGCCCTGGACCTGTCGGCCAACGACACCCTGCGCGCGCTCTACCTCGACGCCGAGCGGGACGACGGGTACGTGCGCGACCGGAACGTTTTCGGCGGCCCCGTCACCATCGAGGACGACATGGCCGTCCTCGTCCGCTACGCCGGCGGCGCCACCATGACGTACCACCTCACCGCGTACTCCCCGTGGGAGGGCTACCGCGTGATGTTCAACGGCAGCGCCGGCCGGCTGGAACTGGAGGTGGAGGAGAGCCGCTGGCAGCGGCCCACGACCCGGATGGGCTCCGCCGGCGGCGCGCTGCACGGGGAAACGGCCGCCGAGCACGCGGGCGGGGCGCGGCTCACCCTGCGGCCGTTGTGGCGGGCCCCGCTGGACATCCCCCTCGTGACCGCCCACGAGGCGCACGGCGGGGGAGACCCACGGATGCTCGACGCCCTGTTCGGCCCGGTCGACGGCGCGCGGCCGGCCGACCCGGGTGCGGTGGCGCATCCGACGGCGACCGAGCGGGACGGCGCGCTGGCCCTGGCCGTCGGGCTCGCCGCGAACCGGTGCTTCGAGACCGGACTGCCCGTCGCCGTGGCGGAGTTGGTGCCCGGGATCCGGGGCGAGTCAGGGGCGCACCGGGATCAGGGAGAAGAGGGAGAGCAGGGGGATCAGGTCCAGGCCCGGTAG
- a CDS encoding TetR family transcriptional regulator, producing the protein MRDALVAAAFQLFLERGYEQTTVDDIVALAGVGRRSFFRYFPSKEDVVFPDHERCLADMTAFLAASGEEHEPVRRVCDAARLVLRMYAENPTFSVQRYRLTKQVPGLRAYELSVVWRYERALAEYLRERFVGRRDGTLQADVIAAAVVAAHNNALRSWLRSDGHGDASAGVDQALGYVQSTFGVAPPPPPLRAEGPEDVVVVVSRRGAPLWRVVQEIEATLDRG; encoded by the coding sequence ATGCGGGACGCCCTGGTCGCGGCGGCCTTCCAGCTGTTCCTGGAGCGGGGCTACGAGCAGACGACCGTCGACGACATCGTCGCGCTGGCCGGCGTCGGACGGCGGTCGTTCTTCCGCTACTTCCCGTCCAAGGAGGACGTGGTCTTCCCGGACCACGAGCGCTGCCTGGCAGACATGACGGCGTTCCTGGCCGCGAGCGGCGAGGAGCACGAGCCGGTGCGCCGGGTGTGCGACGCGGCCCGGCTGGTCTTGCGCATGTACGCGGAGAACCCGACGTTCTCGGTGCAGCGCTACCGGCTCACCAAGCAGGTGCCCGGGCTGCGCGCGTACGAGCTGTCGGTCGTCTGGCGCTACGAGCGGGCCCTGGCCGAGTATCTGCGCGAGCGCTTCGTGGGCCGGCGGGACGGCACGCTCCAGGCCGACGTGATCGCCGCCGCAGTGGTCGCCGCGCACAACAACGCCCTGCGTTCCTGGCTGCGCTCGGACGGCCACGGCGACGCGAGCGCCGGAGTGGACCAGGCCCTGGGCTATGTGCAGTCCACCTTCGGCGTCGCCCCTCCCCCGCCCCCCTTGCGCGCCGAGGGACCCGAGGACGTGGTCGTCGTCGTGTCCCGGCGGGGCGCCCCGCTGTGGCGGGTGGTCCAGGAGATCGAGGCGACGCTCGACCGCGGCTGA
- a CDS encoding S1 family peptidase, which translates to MRHARRRLVRRVTRLAAVGGLLLGGTMVTRAVASEPDGTSVPRTFAASAADTGSELVARLGASRTAGSWLNAAGKPVVAVTDEEAAAAVRKAGAEPKMVDHSMDDLKSATSTLRSAPRVAGTAWVMDYRSNEVVVKGDSTVSASDWSRMTQLADGMGGFVRMERTDGTFTTRLNGALPLLSTAGRCSAGFNVTDGQRDFILTAGHCGPDGSVWFADTRGTQQIGQTVKQNFPGSDFSLVQYASGKAGAGAEVVSIGEGKGVRITGAADPAVGQRVFRSGSTSGLRDGEVTALNATVNYPEGTVTGLIETNVCAEPGDSGGPMFSEGVALGVTSGGSGDCTSGGTTFFQPVTKAMAALNVKMIVAAPNGSGQGAAPAPSATQSAIAPGEASPGSSAPITGEGAATLLARLADPKNAGPGLLVIAGSLCALVATRFIRAEQDRKAYRRYYSTTWG; encoded by the coding sequence ATGAGGCACGCACGACGACGTCTCGTCCGGCGAGTGACACGGCTGGCGGCCGTCGGCGGACTCCTCCTCGGCGGAACGATGGTCACACGCGCCGTGGCGAGCGAGCCGGACGGCACCTCCGTCCCGCGCACCTTCGCCGCCTCGGCAGCCGACACCGGCAGTGAGCTGGTCGCCCGTCTGGGCGCGTCCCGTACGGCGGGCAGCTGGTTGAACGCCGCAGGGAAGCCGGTCGTCGCGGTCACCGACGAGGAGGCCGCGGCCGCGGTCCGCAAGGCCGGTGCCGAGCCGAAGATGGTCGACCACAGCATGGACGATCTGAAGTCGGCGACGTCGACGCTGCGCTCGGCACCCCGGGTGGCCGGTACGGCGTGGGTGATGGACTACCGGTCCAACGAGGTGGTCGTGAAGGGCGACAGCACCGTCTCGGCCTCCGACTGGTCCCGGATGACGCAACTCGCCGACGGCATGGGCGGCTTCGTCCGGATGGAGCGCACCGACGGCACGTTCACGACCCGGCTCAACGGCGCGCTGCCGCTGCTGTCGACCGCCGGGCGCTGTTCGGCCGGGTTCAACGTCACCGACGGGCAGCGCGACTTCATCCTCACGGCCGGGCACTGCGGGCCCGACGGTTCGGTGTGGTTCGCCGACACCCGGGGCACCCAGCAGATCGGGCAGACGGTCAAGCAGAACTTCCCCGGCAGTGACTTCTCGCTGGTGCAGTACGCGAGCGGCAAGGCCGGGGCCGGCGCCGAGGTGGTGTCCATCGGCGAGGGCAAGGGCGTGCGGATCACCGGCGCCGCCGATCCGGCCGTCGGCCAGCGGGTGTTCCGCAGCGGCAGCACCAGCGGACTGCGCGACGGCGAGGTGACGGCACTCAACGCCACGGTCAACTACCCCGAGGGGACGGTCACCGGGCTCATCGAGACGAACGTGTGCGCCGAACCCGGCGACAGCGGTGGCCCGATGTTCTCCGAGGGCGTCGCGCTGGGCGTGACGTCGGGCGGCAGCGGCGACTGCACCTCGGGCGGTACGACGTTCTTCCAGCCCGTGACGAAGGCCATGGCCGCGCTGAACGTCAAGATGATCGTCGCGGCGCCGAACGGCTCGGGTCAGGGCGCCGCGCCGGCACCGTCGGCGACGCAGAGTGCCATCGCCCCCGGTGAGGCGTCCCCCGGCTCGTCGGCGCCGATCACCGGCGAGGGCGCCGCGACGCTGCTGGCCCGGCTGGCGGACCCGAAGAACGCGGGACCCGGCCTGCTGGTCATCGCGGGCAGCCTGTGTGCCCTGGTGGCGACTCGCTTCATCCGCGCGGAGCAGGACCGCAAGGCGTACCGGCGGTACTACTCGACGACCTGGGGGTGA
- a CDS encoding MalY/PatB family protein: MTRIPHEPSGEPNPLRALTLDRLRCRTSMKWRAYPDDVLPLWVAEMDVLPAEPVVRAITDALALGDTGYPAGTGYAEALAAFAEKRWGWDGLAVERTAIVPDVMLGVVEMLKLVTGPGDPVVVNSPVYPPFFQFVEHMDRQVVEAPLGADLRIDLDVLEETFRRVTEGGRAAAFLLCSPHNPTGTVHTAAELAAVADLADRHGVRVVIDEIHAPITAAGVDFVPYLSVAGGENGLSLMSASKAWNLAGLKAALAIAGPGAAADLARMPEEVSHGPSHLGIIAHSAALRDGTDWLDSLRAGLDDNRRLLAGLLAEHLPAVTHRPAEATYLAWLDCRALGLGDDPAEVFLRRGRVALNSGIPFGTGGAGHVRLNLATSPELIEEGVRRMAAALD, from the coding sequence ATGACGAGGATCCCGCACGAGCCGTCCGGTGAACCGAATCCCCTGCGCGCCCTGACCCTCGACCGCCTGCGATGTCGTACGAGCATGAAGTGGCGCGCCTACCCCGACGACGTCCTGCCGCTGTGGGTGGCCGAGATGGACGTCCTGCCGGCCGAACCCGTCGTCCGCGCCATCACCGACGCCCTCGCACTCGGCGACACCGGCTACCCCGCCGGCACCGGCTACGCCGAGGCGCTCGCCGCCTTCGCGGAGAAGCGCTGGGGCTGGGACGGACTGGCCGTGGAGCGGACGGCGATCGTGCCGGACGTCATGCTCGGCGTGGTCGAGATGCTCAAGCTGGTCACCGGGCCGGGCGACCCGGTCGTGGTGAACTCGCCCGTGTATCCACCGTTCTTCCAGTTCGTCGAGCACATGGACCGGCAGGTGGTAGAGGCCCCGCTGGGCGCCGACCTGCGCATCGACCTCGACGTACTGGAGGAAACCTTTCGGCGGGTGACCGAGGGCGGCCGCGCCGCGGCCTTCCTGTTGTGCAGCCCCCACAACCCGACCGGCACCGTGCACACCGCCGCCGAACTGGCCGCCGTCGCGGACCTCGCCGACCGCCACGGCGTACGGGTCGTCATCGACGAGATCCACGCGCCGATCACCGCCGCCGGGGTCGACTTCGTGCCCTATCTGAGCGTCGCCGGCGGCGAGAACGGGCTGTCGCTGATGTCGGCGTCGAAGGCCTGGAACCTGGCCGGCCTCAAGGCGGCCCTGGCCATCGCCGGGCCCGGCGCCGCCGCGGACCTGGCCCGTATGCCGGAAGAGGTGAGCCACGGGCCCAGCCACCTCGGCATCATCGCCCACAGCGCGGCCCTGCGGGACGGCACCGACTGGCTCGACAGCCTGCGGGCGGGCCTCGACGACAACCGGCGCCTGCTCGCCGGCCTCCTCGCCGAGCACCTCCCGGCCGTCACCCACCGCCCCGCCGAGGCCACCTACCTCGCCTGGCTCGACTGCCGCGCCCTCGGCCTCGGCGACGACCCCGCGGAGGTCTTCCTGCGCCGGGGCCGGGTCGCCCTCAACTCCGGCATCCCCTTCGGCACCGGCGGCGCCGGGCACGTACGGCTCAACCTGGCGACATCGCCCGAACTGATCGAGGAGGGCGTACGGCGGATGGCGGCGGCGCTCGACTGA
- a CDS encoding Zn-ribbon domain-containing OB-fold protein: MYHHSGSVARQAVGSGAGVLDRTAPDTEAIVFQRCTWCGTATYHRLLCPVCQGSELRTERSEGVGTVRHSSVVHRNTPAARNVSLIEMAEGFVVRGRVMGPPIGIHSGDRVRLSTAKDPVRGEPVFQLVDEPYRAWT, encoded by the coding sequence GTGTACCACCACTCAGGAAGCGTTGCTCGTCAGGCCGTCGGCTCCGGGGCGGGTGTTCTGGACCGCACGGCGCCCGACACGGAGGCCATCGTCTTCCAGCGCTGTACGTGGTGCGGCACCGCCACGTACCACCGCCTGCTGTGTCCGGTCTGCCAGGGCAGTGAACTGCGGACGGAGCGCAGCGAGGGCGTCGGGACGGTCCGCCACTCCTCGGTGGTGCACCGCAACACCCCCGCCGCGCGCAATGTGTCGCTCATAGAGATGGCCGAGGGGTTCGTCGTGCGCGGCAGGGTCATGGGCCCGCCCATCGGCATCCACAGCGGCGACCGGGTCCGGCTGTCGACGGCGAAGGACCCAGTCCGGGGCGAGCCGGTGTTCCAGCTGGTCGACGAGCCCTACCGGGCCTGGACCTGA
- a CDS encoding ROK family transcriptional regulator: MTAVAASWLPLSPGERSVAIEVLLAGPLSRTELARRLDLSAGSLTRLTKPLIESGLLIEVPEAGGVMEVRQGRPSQPLDVVAESRSFVGYKITEDMVYGVVTTLRSEIVARYDRPVTSHEPGEVVALLGEMTEELAASHPRLAGIGIGVGGLVEDRAVVGESPFLHWRDVPLAELVEERTGLPVVVENDVAALVEAETWFGAGRGLDRFVVLTIGAGIGYGLVLGGKRVPYAEEDRGFGRHWIINPNGPLTPDGARGSAVSLLTIPNIRYQVRAATGRDRTYEEILELAAAGEPMPARVIGEAAGALGVLVAQIANFVLPQKILLAGEGVGLMDVAGGTVADTMRAHRHPLAAPIDLETKVSDFHDWARGAAVLAIQVLVLGAADA, translated from the coding sequence ATGACCGCAGTAGCCGCCAGCTGGCTTCCTCTCAGCCCCGGTGAACGCTCGGTGGCGATCGAGGTGCTCCTCGCCGGCCCCCTGTCGCGTACCGAACTCGCCCGGCGACTCGACCTCTCCGCCGGCAGCCTCACCCGGCTGACCAAACCGCTGATCGAGTCGGGCCTCCTGATCGAGGTCCCCGAGGCGGGCGGAGTGATGGAGGTGCGCCAGGGGCGCCCCTCGCAGCCGCTGGACGTCGTCGCCGAGTCACGGTCCTTCGTCGGCTACAAGATCACCGAGGACATGGTCTACGGCGTCGTGACCACCCTCCGCAGCGAGATCGTCGCCCGCTACGACCGCCCCGTGACCTCCCACGAACCGGGCGAAGTGGTGGCCCTGCTGGGTGAGATGACCGAGGAACTCGCGGCGAGCCACCCCCGGCTCGCCGGCATCGGCATCGGCGTGGGCGGCCTGGTCGAGGACCGTGCCGTGGTCGGGGAGTCGCCGTTCCTGCACTGGCGGGACGTGCCGCTCGCCGAGCTGGTGGAGGAGCGCACCGGACTGCCGGTGGTGGTGGAGAACGACGTCGCAGCGCTCGTCGAGGCCGAGACCTGGTTCGGCGCCGGCCGTGGCCTCGACCGGTTCGTCGTCCTCACCATCGGCGCCGGCATCGGCTACGGGCTGGTCCTGGGCGGCAAGCGGGTGCCCTACGCCGAGGAGGACCGTGGCTTCGGCAGGCACTGGATCATCAACCCCAACGGCCCGCTGACCCCGGACGGGGCGCGGGGCAGCGCCGTCTCACTGCTGACCATCCCCAACATCCGCTATCAGGTGCGGGCCGCCACCGGCCGTGACCGTACGTACGAGGAGATCCTGGAGCTCGCGGCGGCGGGGGAGCCGATGCCCGCCCGGGTGATCGGGGAGGCGGCCGGTGCGCTGGGCGTCCTGGTCGCGCAGATCGCCAACTTCGTGCTGCCGCAGAAGATCCTTCTCGCCGGCGAGGGAGTGGGCCTGATGGACGTCGCCGGCGGGACTGTGGCGGACACCATGCGCGCCCACCGGCATCCGCTCGCCGCGCCGATCGACCTGGAGACGAAGGTGTCCGACTTTCACGACTGGGCCCGCGGCGCCGCCGTTCTCGCCATCCAGGTGCTGGTGTTGGGGGCCGCGGACGCCTGA